The window CTTGAGGCCTGACCAAACCAGAGTAAAGTATAACCATCACTTCCTCAATTTTTGATATTACAATTCCGTGTATGCAGCCTATAGTGACCTTGATATCTTCACTGCCCCATAACATGGCCACTTACATATTTTACTAAAGTTCTAAAATGTTTACTGCCGCTCGTTATTCCTTTATAGCTGGGTTTCTGGGCCCAAGTGAGTACCTTGCATTCCCCTACAACTATCTCACCTGTGCTtttcctgtcctccctcctcaAGCAGGCCGCAGATGGTGGACCTAAGGAATGGGAGCATAGTGACAGAGTTTATCCTCGTGGGCTTCGAGCAGAGCTCCTCTTCCACTCGGGCATTGCTCTTTGCCCTCTTCCTAGCCCTCTACAGCCTTGCCATGGCCATGAATGGCCTCATCATCTTCATCACCTGGACAGATCCCAGACTCAACagccccatgtacttcttccttgGCCATCTGTCCTTCCTGGATGTCTgcttcatcaccaccaccatcccacAGATGCTAATCCACCTGGTGGTCAAGAACCACACTGTCTCCTTTGTCTCTTGCTTGACCCAGATGTACCTGGTCTTCTGTGTGGGTGTAGCCGAGTGC is drawn from Panthera uncia isolate 11264 unplaced genomic scaffold, Puncia_PCG_1.0 HiC_scaffold_142, whole genome shotgun sequence and contains these coding sequences:
- the LOC125917034 gene encoding olfactory receptor 10AD1-like gives rise to the protein MVDLRNGSIVTEFILVGFEQSSSSTRALLFALFLALYSLAMAMNGLIIFITWTDPRLNSPMYFFLGHLSFLDVCFITTTIPQMLIHLVVKNHTVSFVSCLTQMYLVFCVGVAECILLAFMAYDRYVAICHPLNYAQIMSQHVCVRLVSTAWFFGLINGIFLEYMSFRNPFCRDNHIENFFCEAP